The Granulicella sp. 5B5 nucleotide sequence CTGATCGATGGAATTCACGTACCGCTAACTTCGCCGTTCTATCGCGATGGCCGCAGCTATCTGCGCAAGCTGGAGCATAACGTTGCACGCTATTCGTTGACGCCTGTTGCCGGGTTGGTGGCGCTGGCGAGCGAGGGCGTCGAGCTTACCGATGAGGAGGCGCGCGAGTCGCTGGTGTCTATTGCAGAGGCTGCCGCGAAAGAGAAGGTGCTGGTTGCCACGATTGAGCGTGAGAGCGTGTATGCTTCGCTGCGGCTCGCGGAAGAGGCGGATACAGCAGGCTTTGATGTGTTGCTGGTGCGGGTCCCGCGGTTTGCGTGGCCGGGCGATTCCGCCGCTACGCTGCTGCACTTCAAGACTATCGCCGACAATGCTGCGCTGCCTCTAATGCTGCATAGCCAGACTGGACGTGCGTTGCCTGTGTCTGTGCTGGCGGAGCTTGCTGCGCATCCGAATGTGCTGGGCGTCTACGACGACGAACTCACTGTGGAGCGTTATCGCGAGATCGCCGCTGCGGCTGCGCACGTGAAACGTGAGGTGACGGTGACGACGGTGTTTGCGCCGGTGACACGCCGGATGCTCAGGCTGGAGTCGGAGGCGGGCGCTGCCACGTTTGTCTCTGCCGAGTTGTTGACCGGCGGAACTGCGGTTGCTGTTGCGCCACCCAGGCCGGCGATCA carries:
- a CDS encoding dihydrodipicolinate synthase family protein, with translation MLIDGIHVPLTSPFYRDGRSYLRKLEHNVARYSLTPVAGLVALASEGVELTDEEARESLVSIAEAAAKEKVLVATIERESVYASLRLAEEADTAGFDVLLVRVPRFAWPGDSAATLLHFKTIADNAALPLMLHSQTGRALPVSVLAELAAHPNVLGVYDDELTVERYREIAAAAAHVKREVTVTTVFAPVTRRMLRLESEAGAATFVSAELLTGGTAVAVAPPRPAIKTRTKTVGFQVMGAGRAQGMIALLEAGAAGAMPELAAVMPQGVYEALAAFKDGNPALAAEKQSRLEMPDSLIAELGVAGIKYGCDWNGYYGGVPRLPRVPLDAEARSRVEQALGSLRN